The Timaviella obliquedivisa GSE-PSE-MK23-08B genome window below encodes:
- the rodA gene encoding rod shape-determining protein RodA: MLRKSLPRVNWKAATQPWLEIDWTLLGVAIALTILGSIAIRSTELNKGLGEWWQQLLGGGIGIVLTLTLARWRYENLLRWHWITYGVMNVILLVVPFLGTEVNGAKSWLYLGNFGFQPSEFAKIALIVTLAAALQERGASRIPTVIKTLGIMGLSWVIIMLQPDLGTSLVFIAITLGMLYWANANPGWLLLLVSPIVSAILFGVFLPSWFAWIAVVVLVAWFTLPWQRYGALGFAGVNLVAGGLGSFVWSNVLKAYQRDRLSLFLDPDKDPLGGGYHLIQSRIAIGAGQLFGRGLNQGTQTQLNFIPEQQTDFIFSAIGEELGFMGCLAVLTCFWLISLRLVIIAQNAKDNFGSLLAIGVLSMIVFQVLINIGMTIGLAPVTGIPLPWLSYGRSSLLTNFIALGIVESVANYRHRLRF; encoded by the coding sequence ATGCTGCGTAAATCGCTCCCTCGTGTTAATTGGAAAGCTGCTACTCAGCCCTGGCTGGAAATTGATTGGACGCTTCTTGGAGTAGCGATCGCCCTCACGATTTTGGGAAGTATTGCGATTCGGAGTACTGAGTTAAATAAAGGGTTAGGCGAATGGTGGCAACAACTCTTGGGTGGCGGCATCGGTATTGTGCTGACGCTGACGTTGGCACGTTGGCGCTACGAAAATCTGCTGCGATGGCATTGGATTACTTATGGAGTCATGAACGTTATTCTATTAGTCGTTCCTTTTCTAGGAACAGAGGTGAATGGAGCCAAGAGTTGGCTTTACCTGGGTAATTTTGGATTTCAGCCATCAGAATTTGCCAAAATTGCACTCATTGTCACACTTGCGGCGGCATTGCAGGAACGAGGAGCTTCTAGAATTCCGACGGTGATCAAAACTTTGGGCATTATGGGATTGTCTTGGGTCATCATTATGCTTCAGCCTGACCTAGGCACTTCTTTAGTTTTTATTGCCATTACGTTAGGAATGCTGTACTGGGCAAACGCTAATCCGGGCTGGTTGCTGCTGTTGGTATCACCCATAGTATCGGCGATTCTGTTTGGCGTTTTTCTACCCAGTTGGTTTGCCTGGATTGCTGTAGTTGTGCTTGTTGCTTGGTTTACTCTGCCCTGGCAACGCTATGGGGCATTGGGATTTGCTGGAGTTAATTTAGTGGCAGGCGGATTGGGAAGTTTCGTCTGGTCTAATGTTTTGAAGGCATACCAGCGCGATCGCCTTTCCCTTTTTCTTGATCCTGATAAAGATCCTCTAGGCGGTGGCTATCACCTGATTCAATCGCGCATTGCCATCGGCGCAGGTCAACTGTTTGGACGCGGACTGAATCAAGGGACTCAAACCCAACTCAACTTTATTCCGGAGCAACAAACCGACTTTATTTTCTCAGCGATCGGCGAAGAATTAGGATTTATGGGCTGTTTGGCAGTTTTAACTTGCTTTTGGCTAATTAGCCTGAGGCTAGTCATTATTGCTCAGAATGCTAAGGACAATTTTGGATCTTTGCTGGCGATCGGCGTGTTGTCAATGATTGTTTTTCAAGTTTTGATTAACATTGGCATGACCATTGGATTGGCTCCAGTGACAGGAATTCCGCTACCTTGGCTCAGCTATGGGCGATCGTCGTTGTTGACTAATTTTATTGCCCTTGGAATTGTAGAATCAGTAGCCAATTATCGGCATCGCTTGCGGTTTTAG
- a CDS encoding Mrp/NBP35 family ATP-binding protein, translating into MIETLSPSNILEVLRPVEDPELRKSLVELNMIRNVKVDGGNVSFTLVLTTPACPLRQFIVEDCERAVKTLPGVEKIDVEVTSETPQQKALPDRTGINGIKNILAITSGKGGVGKSTVAVNVAVALAQAGAKVGLIDADIYGPNAPTMMGLASAKVMVQSGGQGDILEPAFNHGVKLVSMGFLIDPDQPVMWRGPMLNGIIRQFLYQVQWGDLDYLIVDMPPGTGDAQLTLAQAVPMAGAVIVTTPQTVALIDARRGLRMFQQLQVPILGIVENMSYFVPPDMPDRQYDIFGSGGGEKTSQELGLPLLGCIPLEMELREGGDRGIPIVVNAPHSASAKALVAIAQQIAAKVSIAALS; encoded by the coding sequence ATGATTGAGACACTCAGCCCTAGTAATATTTTAGAAGTCTTGCGCCCTGTAGAAGACCCTGAACTTCGTAAAAGTTTGGTGGAACTGAATATGATTCGCAATGTCAAAGTTGATGGGGGAAATGTCAGTTTTACCCTAGTTTTGACTACCCCTGCTTGTCCGTTGCGTCAGTTTATTGTTGAAGATTGTGAACGCGCTGTTAAAACGTTGCCAGGGGTAGAAAAAATTGATGTAGAGGTCACTTCTGAAACACCTCAGCAGAAGGCTTTACCCGATCGCACTGGCATTAATGGCATTAAGAACATTCTGGCTATTACCAGTGGCAAAGGGGGCGTGGGCAAGAGCACTGTAGCAGTTAACGTTGCCGTTGCTCTTGCCCAAGCGGGTGCAAAGGTAGGACTCATTGATGCAGATATTTATGGCCCTAATGCTCCCACAATGATGGGTTTAGCCAGCGCAAAGGTGATGGTTCAGTCTGGCGGACAGGGCGATATTTTAGAACCTGCCTTTAATCATGGAGTCAAGCTTGTGTCGATGGGTTTTTTGATTGACCCTGATCAGCCTGTCATGTGGCGTGGCCCAATGCTGAATGGCATTATTCGCCAATTTCTGTATCAGGTGCAGTGGGGCGACTTAGACTACTTAATTGTAGACATGCCTCCGGGTACAGGTGATGCTCAATTGACACTGGCGCAGGCAGTTCCAATGGCAGGTGCAGTGATTGTGACGACACCCCAAACGGTTGCTCTGATTGATGCCCGCCGGGGTCTACGAATGTTCCAACAGTTACAGGTGCCTATCTTAGGGATTGTTGAAAACATGAGCTACTTCGTCCCGCCAGATATGCCCGATCGTCAGTACGATATTTTTGGTTCGGGTGGTGGCGAGAAAACTTCTCAAGAGCTAGGGTTGCCTCTATTAGGTTGTATTCCTTTAGAAATGGAACTACGGGAGGGTGGCGATCGCGGCATTCCAATCGTGGTGAATGCTCCTCACTCAGCTTCGGCTAAAGCATTGGTAGCGATCGCTCAACAAATTGCGGCAAAGGTATCGATCGCGGCTCTTTCTTAG
- a CDS encoding SRPBCC family protein, translated as MLDFWSRFVHRDIIRRKTSRFHPLVETYEVLSSASVEDLWRKVVDLADVSWHPLLTKTNVPYGLIPKPGLIYQAVGRLFPISMHIFVERVQPGELLSVRILAIPGLEERVTYRVESALCGTQVSYSVTLKGWLSPLVWSVIRPYAARVAQDLAHAAEQERRLLDRGHHPKFIRPASPDLLSLVLMITLGQLLASNALA; from the coding sequence ATGCTGGACTTTTGGTCTAGATTCGTTCATCGAGATATAATTCGTCGGAAGACGAGTCGGTTTCATCCTTTAGTAGAAACTTACGAAGTTCTAAGCTCCGCCTCGGTTGAAGATCTGTGGCGGAAGGTAGTAGATTTAGCAGATGTATCCTGGCATCCCTTGCTCACTAAAACTAATGTGCCTTATGGGTTAATTCCTAAGCCAGGGCTGATTTATCAAGCGGTCGGGCGATTGTTTCCTATCTCTATGCACATTTTTGTAGAGCGAGTACAACCTGGGGAGCTCCTCAGCGTCAGAATTTTGGCGATTCCTGGATTGGAGGAGCGAGTGACCTATCGGGTAGAATCGGCTCTTTGTGGTACACAGGTTTCCTATTCAGTGACTCTGAAAGGGTGGCTATCACCATTGGTTTGGTCAGTGATTCGTCCTTATGCTGCCAGAGTGGCGCAGGATTTAGCTCATGCGGCAGAGCAGGAAAGACGGTTGCTCGATCGCGGACATCACCCTAAATTTATTCGTCCTGCCAGTCCTGACTTACTGAGTCTAGTCTTGATGATAACCCTGGGGCAGTTATTAGCTAGCAATGCTCTAGCGTAG
- a CDS encoding radical SAM protein: protein MPPLVANYYLTYRCNARCHFCDIWALDPKKEASFETIVQNMHDLKRLGVKYIDFTGGEPLLRADADKIYAKAKAMGFYTSMTTNTILYPKRAKEFQGLIDFLNFSLDGADAATHDQSRGTKIFDTLVESVKLALSLGEYPVLNHTVTAQNYERLGEIAKFANDLGVRVWLNPAFTAYSNYNNKKNPTPEIAAAIETAAKQYRNLGYNKAALAFIEAGGNDTQNPRCKAVDAVIAISPNDELLLPCYHFAQTGLAIEGNLYEMYRKSEVVEEYRQSQGTLAVCEGCTVWCYLIPSFFKGLDKYWFLNQMTYAGEFLARKRFLQRASATRASADQLTPV, encoded by the coding sequence ATGCCCCCACTTGTTGCTAACTACTATTTGACCTACCGATGCAATGCCCGTTGCCACTTCTGTGATATTTGGGCGCTTGATCCAAAGAAAGAAGCCAGCTTTGAAACTATTGTGCAAAATATGCACGACTTAAAGCGCTTAGGCGTGAAGTACATTGACTTCACGGGGGGGGAACCTCTGCTGCGAGCAGATGCCGATAAGATCTACGCGAAAGCGAAGGCAATGGGCTTCTATACCAGCATGACGACTAACACGATTCTGTATCCTAAGCGAGCAAAAGAGTTTCAAGGCTTAATTGATTTCCTGAACTTCTCTTTGGACGGAGCAGATGCGGCAACCCACGACCAATCGCGTGGCACTAAAATTTTCGATACGTTGGTGGAATCAGTGAAGTTAGCGCTATCGTTGGGCGAGTATCCGGTTCTAAATCATACGGTGACGGCTCAAAACTATGAACGGTTGGGGGAAATTGCCAAGTTCGCCAATGATTTGGGCGTGCGGGTGTGGCTGAATCCGGCGTTTACGGCGTATAGCAATTACAACAACAAAAAGAATCCGACTCCTGAAATTGCAGCAGCGATCGAGACGGCTGCTAAGCAGTATCGTAATCTTGGCTACAATAAGGCGGCGCTGGCATTTATTGAAGCAGGCGGCAACGACACTCAAAATCCTCGCTGCAAGGCGGTGGATGCAGTGATTGCGATCTCGCCTAACGATGAGTTGCTGTTGCCCTGCTACCACTTTGCTCAGACAGGTCTTGCCATTGAAGGGAATCTGTATGAGATGTACCGTAAGTCGGAAGTTGTAGAAGAATATCGCCAGTCGCAAGGCACGTTGGCGGTGTGTGAAGGCTGTACGGTTTGGTGTTACCTTATCCCCAGTTTCTTCAAGGGTTTAGACAAATACTGGTTCCTTAATCAAATGACTTATGCCGGAGAATTCTTGGCGCGAAAACGATTCCTACAACGAGCCAGCGCCACTCGAGCCAGTGCTGATCAACTCACTCCTGTCTGA
- a CDS encoding glycosyltransferase family 2 protein has product MPENSWRENDSYNEPAPLEPVLINSLLSDLVSDLEEENPFERGLEGRRRKAAIALTAIWSSTIALHLLSWGSWVVLGLTAVMGVHAVRVLFARPIPVPDPMVRQHPDDYPYVSILVAAKNEEAVIGSLVEDLCNLDYPPERYDLWVVDDNSSDRTPLVLERLAAEHPQLHIIRRSNNAMGGKSGALNQVWSVAKGDIIAVFDADAQVPKDLLRRVLPLFEREQVGAVQVRKAIANAPTNLWTRGQETEMAIDSYFQQQRIALGGIGELRGNGQFVRRAALAGFGGWNEQTITDDLDLTLRLHLDQWDIDFLLLPAVGEEGVTRALGLWHQRSRWAEGGYQRYLDYWQLIARNRMGRRKTVDLCMFLMSQYMLPTATVPDLMMAIARSSSPMLLPITTLMIMLSFIGMFTGLRRIESGMQETLPRRSPRAIAAMLWQTLMGQIYMLHWIPIMASTTARMSVRPKKLKWVKTVHHGVEEELGFE; this is encoded by the coding sequence ATGCCGGAGAATTCTTGGCGCGAAAACGATTCCTACAACGAGCCAGCGCCACTCGAGCCAGTGCTGATCAACTCACTCCTGTCTGATTTAGTTTCTGATTTGGAAGAGGAGAACCCTTTTGAGCGAGGCTTGGAGGGGCGCAGGCGTAAAGCGGCGATCGCCCTTACCGCAATTTGGAGCAGCACTATTGCTCTCCATCTACTGTCTTGGGGTTCCTGGGTGGTCTTGGGGTTAACTGCGGTGATGGGAGTCCATGCGGTGCGGGTCTTGTTTGCCCGCCCCATTCCTGTGCCTGACCCAATGGTGCGTCAGCATCCTGACGATTATCCCTATGTTTCAATCTTGGTCGCTGCCAAAAACGAAGAAGCCGTAATTGGGTCTTTGGTAGAAGATCTTTGCAACTTGGACTATCCCCCCGAACGTTACGATCTGTGGGTTGTTGATGACAACAGCAGCGATCGCACCCCTTTGGTACTAGAACGCCTCGCAGCAGAACACCCTCAGTTACACATCATTCGCCGCTCTAATAATGCCATGGGCGGCAAATCAGGCGCTCTGAACCAAGTTTGGTCGGTGGCGAAGGGCGATATTATTGCCGTTTTTGATGCCGATGCTCAGGTTCCCAAAGATTTGCTGCGGCGGGTATTGCCCTTGTTTGAGCGGGAGCAAGTAGGTGCGGTGCAGGTACGAAAAGCGATCGCTAACGCACCCACAAACCTCTGGACTCGAGGACAAGAGACAGAAATGGCGATCGACAGCTACTTCCAGCAGCAGCGTATTGCCTTAGGAGGCATTGGCGAACTGCGGGGCAATGGTCAGTTTGTGCGACGGGCAGCATTGGCAGGTTTTGGCGGCTGGAACGAGCAAACTATTACTGATGATCTAGATCTCACCCTGCGCCTCCATTTAGATCAATGGGATATTGATTTCCTGCTGCTACCTGCGGTGGGCGAAGAAGGCGTTACTCGTGCCCTTGGGCTGTGGCATCAGCGCAGTCGGTGGGCAGAAGGCGGCTATCAGCGCTATTTAGACTATTGGCAGTTAATTGCTCGAAATCGCATGGGCAGGCGTAAAACTGTTGATTTGTGCATGTTTTTGATGAGCCAGTATATGCTGCCGACCGCAACTGTGCCAGACTTGATGATGGCGATCGCCCGCAGCAGTTCTCCCATGCTGCTCCCCATCACGACTCTGATGATCATGCTGTCATTTATCGGCATGTTTACAGGGCTGCGGCGAATTGAATCAGGGATGCAAGAAACCTTGCCTAGACGAAGCCCCAGGGCGATCGCGGCAATGCTTTGGCAAACCCTAATGGGGCAAATTTATATGCTTCACTGGATTCCTATTATGGCGAGTACAACTGCCCGTATGTCAGTTCGCCCCAAAAAACTGAAGTGGGTCAAAACTGTGCATCACGGCGTAGAGGAAGAACTTGGGTTTGAATAA
- a CDS encoding DUF3146 family protein translates to MSKRLPETTAYIRITRQSWQQGKIEGDVHVSDYEWEFKWEFRKGELLVEPSRGRALIKEPLSRFLERCDYQLEPGGDYCFTIRAEI, encoded by the coding sequence GTGAGTAAACGCTTACCCGAAACCACCGCCTATATTCGGATTACGCGCCAGTCTTGGCAACAAGGCAAAATTGAGGGCGATGTGCATGTGAGTGATTATGAATGGGAGTTTAAGTGGGAGTTTCGTAAAGGTGAACTGCTGGTAGAACCTTCTCGAGGACGGGCATTGATTAAAGAGCCATTGAGCCGTTTTTTAGAGCGATGCGACTACCAGCTTGAACCAGGCGGCGATTATTGCTTTACGATTCGGGCAGAAATTTAG
- a CDS encoding pre-16S rRNA-processing nuclease YqgF: MALSASLPGQPVILGFDPGRQKCGLAVMGLDRCLYYHEVVPASEAIATIQSLQQQYPISFLVLGDQTSAKEWRQKITAGLADPLRIVPVDERYSTLEARDRYWQMYPPQGLAKLIPQGIRTLPRPIDDIVAILLIERYLERLTA, from the coding sequence ATGGCTCTTTCCGCGTCTCTCCCCGGCCAGCCTGTTATTCTTGGCTTTGATCCAGGTCGTCAAAAGTGCGGTTTAGCTGTTATGGGGCTTGACCGTTGTCTCTACTACCATGAAGTTGTTCCAGCGTCAGAGGCGATCGCGACGATTCAAAGCCTTCAACAGCAGTATCCCATTTCTTTTCTAGTCTTGGGAGACCAAACGAGCGCCAAGGAATGGCGACAGAAAATTACCGCTGGATTAGCAGATCCTTTGCGGATTGTGCCAGTAGACGAGCGTTATAGTACGTTGGAAGCGCGCGATCGCTACTGGCAAATGTATCCCCCTCAAGGTCTGGCAAAACTCATTCCTCAAGGCATCCGCACCTTGCCCCGTCCTATTGATGACATTGTCGCCATTTTGCTAATCGAACGTTACTTAGAACGCCTTACTGCTTAG
- a CDS encoding DUF3084 domain-containing protein codes for MTTGLVLIAAILILGGVIATVGDRLGTRVGKARLTLFNLRPRKTATLITILTGGIIAASTFGILFAVSDNLRTGVFDLERIRRERQVAEEERDKAKAEREQIERRLQTARRKQEAARKRLATINEFLQAANDRQARTAAQLDQAQARLATVQARFQQAQDRFQQAQTFLQTVSSQLATLRTELQQLQAGRQDLIRQRDQVRVQIAERDQEILARDQAIAQRETQLLALASQRSELEKEVQDLQGIRDGSVTLFRNQVLASSPPFKVVDPTAAPQLVNQVLLQANRFALQRIRPDLPNLNRQVIRIPNSEVEPVIKQIQDGQEYVIRILSARNYAVGQPCVLAGDACIEVRAIAIHNQLVFPRGGIVASAPVDPTSLTSEALAELILRVIAAAQFRARQAGILPEQVVIADDRSEIVVKFFKEVEEYNQPLEIQVAAAENSYTAGISRLELVAVQNGQVLFSTQPVSP; via the coding sequence ATGACCACTGGGTTGGTCTTGATTGCAGCAATTCTAATTTTAGGCGGAGTCATTGCCACTGTGGGCGATCGCCTGGGTACTCGTGTAGGCAAAGCCCGTCTTACCCTATTTAATCTTCGCCCTCGAAAAACAGCGACTCTCATCACTATTCTCACAGGAGGAATTATTGCGGCTTCTACCTTCGGTATTCTCTTTGCAGTGAGTGATAATTTACGCACTGGTGTTTTTGATCTAGAGCGAATTCGTCGAGAACGGCAGGTTGCTGAAGAGGAGCGAGATAAAGCCAAGGCAGAACGAGAACAAATTGAGCGGCGGTTACAAACGGCTCGGCGTAAGCAGGAAGCAGCTCGGAAAAGATTAGCAACGATTAATGAGTTTCTGCAAGCCGCCAACGATCGCCAAGCTCGCACCGCTGCCCAGCTTGACCAAGCCCAAGCTCGGTTGGCTACAGTTCAAGCTCGCTTTCAGCAGGCTCAGGATCGCTTTCAGCAAGCTCAAACTTTCTTGCAGACGGTATCTAGCCAACTTGCCACCCTACGCACCGAATTACAACAGCTTCAAGCGGGTCGTCAAGATCTGATTCGACAGCGAGATCAGGTAAGAGTTCAAATTGCTGAGCGCGATCAAGAAATCTTAGCCCGGGATCAGGCGATCGCCCAACGCGAAACTCAGCTTTTAGCCCTCGCTAGCCAGCGCTCTGAATTAGAGAAAGAAGTCCAAGATTTACAAGGCATCCGAGACGGCAGCGTGACTCTCTTTCGTAACCAGGTTCTTGCTTCCTCTCCTCCATTCAAAGTTGTCGATCCCACTGCTGCCCCACAGCTTGTGAACCAGGTGTTGTTGCAAGCTAATCGCTTTGCACTCCAGCGAATTCGCCCCGACCTGCCTAATCTGAACAGACAAGTCATTCGGATTCCTAATTCTGAAGTTGAGCCTGTCATTAAGCAAATTCAGGACGGTCAAGAATATGTCATTCGGATTCTTTCTGCCCGCAACTACGCGGTTGGGCAACCCTGCGTTTTAGCGGGCGATGCCTGTATTGAGGTTCGGGCGATCGCTATTCATAACCAACTAGTCTTTCCTAGAGGCGGCATTGTTGCATCTGCTCCTGTCGATCCGACTTCTTTGACTAGTGAAGCCTTAGCAGAACTTATCCTGAGAGTGATTGCAGCGGCTCAGTTCAGGGCACGTCAGGCAGGCATTCTTCCTGAGCAAGTCGTCATTGCTGATGATCGATCGGAAATCGTTGTCAAGTTCTTTAAAGAAGTGGAAGAATACAACCAGCCCTTAGAAATTCAGGTTGCTGCTGCTGAAAACTCCTATACTGCCGGAATTTCGCGTCTTGAGCTAGTTGCTGTACAGAATGGACAGGTTTTGTTCAGCACTCAGCCTGTTTCACCTTGA
- a CDS encoding lipid-A-disaccharide synthase-related protein, with the protein MKLLCLSNGHGEDAIALRIIQQLQQHPNCPQLAVLPLVGEGNAYANHGISILGQVKTMPSGGFIYMDGRQFARDLQGGLAQLTWNQIQTVRAWAKEGGMILAVGDIVPLLFAWWSGAPYAFVGTAKSEYYLRNEQGILPRGSWFEQLESAWGSVYLPWERWLMSRPQCKAVFPRDTLTAETLAQWSIPVFNFGNPMMDGLEPRGIDLRAQAGELTFVLLPGSRVPEAYENWEIILEAVSKLLKTFGSLEVSKTNQPLLESTYSSLRFLGAIAPTVSPALLCPLLERYDWTLVSQSISQLDLTFKHGNATLLLVLSAFNDCLHQADMAIAMAGTATEQFVGLGKPAFILSGKGPQFTSTFAEAQTRLLGDSVIWVEHPDQLPQEIQALLQDGQRLEHISENGQRRLGEPGASQRIARLLLKQLGALN; encoded by the coding sequence ATGAAACTTCTCTGCTTGAGTAACGGACATGGAGAAGATGCGATCGCGCTGCGGATAATTCAGCAACTCCAACAACATCCTAACTGTCCTCAACTGGCGGTGCTACCCCTTGTAGGCGAAGGAAACGCTTACGCAAACCATGGCATTTCCATCTTAGGACAGGTCAAAACAATGCCGTCGGGCGGGTTCATCTACATGGATGGACGGCAGTTTGCTCGAGACTTGCAAGGAGGACTCGCCCAATTAACTTGGAACCAGATTCAGACGGTACGAGCTTGGGCAAAGGAAGGCGGAATGATATTGGCTGTAGGAGACATTGTGCCGCTGCTGTTTGCCTGGTGGAGCGGCGCACCCTATGCTTTTGTGGGCACAGCAAAGTCAGAGTATTACCTACGCAACGAGCAAGGGATTTTGCCCCGTGGCTCTTGGTTTGAGCAATTAGAAAGCGCTTGGGGTTCTGTTTATCTACCTTGGGAGCGCTGGTTAATGAGCCGTCCTCAATGTAAAGCAGTGTTCCCTAGAGATACATTAACCGCTGAAACTTTAGCTCAGTGGTCAATTCCAGTCTTTAATTTTGGCAATCCTATGATGGATGGATTGGAGCCCAGAGGGATTGATTTGAGGGCACAGGCGGGAGAATTAACCTTCGTTTTGCTGCCAGGGTCGAGAGTCCCAGAAGCTTATGAAAACTGGGAAATAATTTTGGAAGCAGTATCAAAATTGTTGAAAACATTTGGATCTTTAGAGGTATCAAAAACAAATCAGCCTTTGCTAGAATCTACTTACTCGTCTCTACGCTTTTTGGGAGCGATCGCTCCCACAGTTTCTCCTGCTCTACTCTGCCCCCTTCTAGAGCGGTACGACTGGACGCTGGTGTCTCAATCGATATCTCAATTGGATCTGACTTTTAAGCATGGGAATGCTACTCTACTGCTAGTCCTATCAGCATTTAATGACTGTCTGCACCAGGCAGATATGGCGATCGCCATGGCAGGAACAGCTACTGAGCAGTTTGTTGGGTTAGGAAAGCCTGCATTCATCTTGTCGGGGAAAGGTCCTCAGTTTACATCTACCTTTGCTGAGGCACAGACTCGCCTACTAGGAGATTCGGTGATTTGGGTTGAACACCCTGACCAGTTGCCTCAAGAGATTCAGGCACTTTTGCAAGATGGTCAACGTCTAGAACATATTAGTGAAAATGGACAGCGTCGGCTAGGTGAGCCAGGAGCATCGCAGCGTATTGCACGGCTTTTGTTGAAGCAATTGGGTGCGTTAAATTGA